A portion of the Bacteroides faecium genome contains these proteins:
- a CDS encoding DUF4837 family protein, protein MKKYFFYLSITLVAFVVASCGLKGNHTSSGRAYELLVVVDHGVWDRAAGRALHDALDSDVPGLPQSEPSFRIMYTSPKDYDSTLKLIRNIIIVDIQDIYTKASFKYAKDVYANPQMILTIQAPNEEEFEKFVEENKKTIVDFFTRAEMNRQITLLENKHSNFILNKVDSLFGCNIWLPSELTNSKTGEDFFWASTNTGTADQNFVMYSYPYTDKDTFTKEYFVHKRDSVMQANIPGFKEGVFMSTDSLLTDVRPINVQNSYTLEARGLWRMKGDFMGGPYVSHTRLDEKNQRIITAEIFVYSPDKMKRNLVRQMEASLYTLKLPNEVQQNQIPLGGVSKEAEKTNK, encoded by the coding sequence ATGAAAAAGTACTTTTTTTATTTGAGCATCACTTTGGTAGCCTTTGTTGTTGCTTCTTGTGGTCTGAAAGGAAACCACACTTCTAGCGGACGTGCATACGAACTTTTGGTAGTAGTAGATCACGGTGTTTGGGATCGTGCGGCCGGAAGGGCTTTGCATGATGCACTCGATTCTGACGTGCCCGGCTTGCCGCAATCGGAACCTTCTTTCCGTATCATGTACACTTCACCGAAAGATTATGATTCTACGCTGAAACTGATACGTAACATTATTATTGTAGACATACAGGATATATATACGAAAGCCTCTTTCAAGTATGCGAAAGACGTATATGCCAATCCGCAGATGATTTTGACTATCCAGGCTCCGAACGAAGAAGAGTTCGAGAAGTTCGTGGAAGAAAACAAAAAGACGATTGTCGATTTCTTTACCCGTGCGGAAATGAACCGTCAGATTACTTTGCTCGAAAATAAGCATAGCAATTTTATCTTAAACAAAGTGGATAGCTTGTTCGGATGCAACATTTGGCTGCCTTCCGAGTTGACTAACTCCAAAACCGGTGAAGATTTCTTCTGGGCTTCTACCAACACAGGTACTGCCGACCAGAATTTCGTAATGTACTCTTATCCTTATACCGACAAGGATACTTTCACCAAAGAATACTTCGTGCACAAACGTGACTCTGTGATGCAGGCCAACATCCCCGGATTCAAGGAAGGCGTTTTTATGTCAACTGACAGTCTGCTGACGGATGTACGCCCAATCAATGTACAAAACAGCTACACACTGGAAGCACGCGGACTATGGCGCATGAAGGGTGACTTCATGGGTGGCCCGTATGTATCACACACTCGCCTGGACGAGAAAAACCAACGGATTATTACAGCAGAAATATTTGTTTATTCACCTGATAAAATGAAACGCAACCTGGTTCGCCAGATGGAAGCATCTCTTTACACGCTGAAACTTCCGAATGAAGTTCAGCAGAATCAGATTCCATTGGGCGGTGTATCTAAGGAAGCGGAAAAAACTAATAAGTAA